The DNA sequence TAGTCTGCCTACACTTAAAACTCTAACCAATGAACTCATTCTATTTCCTTTGTAAATCATAAAATGCTAATTCCCACACCATGCTGACTGACTGGTTAGGAAACTACTCTCCACTGAATCTACTTCTTCTCCTATCAGTACAATCTGACAGTAAGTTGCCTCTGTTTGTTCCCAAACCTGTTTATGCCAGTTGTACTTGTTATTGTGCTTTCATAATTAATAGTACATAAAGCAATGAAATAGTATGGAAATAAATTTCACTCTTTAAAAACTAATGTTTAATATCCTGGAAAGACCCCCAAAGAGTGAGTTGTTTGAATGTGTGAGATAACAATAAAAGATTATAAAGGAGAAATCTGCACTCAAAAGTGCTTTAAGTTATTTTCCTCTTAAAGGAACGAAATTTTAGAAGTCTTTGCTGATGGTTTAGAGGTATAGTTTAAGCGAAAAATGCAACACAAAACTCTTATCAGACCTTGTGTAAAGAAAAGGCCATGGACCTTCTCAGTAGATTGGCAAATGGGCATATAGTTGTTTTAGgctaaaacaaaatgtttaagatattcatgtaatatttttatcatgacTCTCTGGTTAAACtgactacaacaacaacaacaacagaaagtaGCTTTGGGatccttgggtggcttagttggtcacctcaggtcaccatctcaggatTGAGGAGTTCAAGAACTGCAATGAActcagcttggagcttgcttagtattttctgtctccctctttctctggcccttgcatatgctctctgtctcaaataaaattaaaaataaaagctttatttagagaaaattcaTATACTATTAAGTTCATCCTTATAAAGTGTACActtcaggggcacatgggtggctcagtcagttgagtatccaacttcagctcaggtcacaatatcagagtttgtgagttcaggccctgcatcaggctctgtgctaacagctcggagcctggagccttctttggattctgtgtctccctctgactctctgcccctccaccactcactctgtctcactcaaaactaaacattaaaaatattttaaaaattaaaaaatatgaagtgtACACTTCAATGTTTAATCGACTTTTTCAATTTATTACTAGGTTATGGGTCTGGAGTGCATCAATGAGAGGGCTTCTTCTGTATGAACAAAATGCTAAGGAAGAAGCAATTAATTCTgcctggggaggggatggggattCAAGGAAAGTTATGATTGAGCTTGAAAGATCTTAAATAAGAAACAGGTAAATGAGCATAAAAAGAGAAGATGTTCTAAGTAAAAGGAATAGGAAAAGTAAAGGATAAAATATTGTAGCTCATCCAAGGAACAGCTTGGTTTAAGTGGCTTGGGAATAAGGCATTTGTTTTTCAAACCTAATTATGCATCTGAATCATCTGtacagattaaaacaaaaacaaatagcagGGGAAAACAAGCCCAATCTTGACTCCCAGGGATTCTGATTTAAATGCATATGGAGTGGAGTCCCTAGATTTATTTCTTTCTAGGTTCTACTTGTCGTTCTGAGGTGCAGCCAAGAATGAGAACCACTGGAGTGGGGTGAATggggatgaaggaaagaaagttagGAGATGAGGCTAGACAGCAGTCTAGGAACAACTGGTTAAAGGAAATGGTATGTAAATACAACAAGATGACAAATATCTCTTCCCTGATAGCTTccctattttgaaatattttttaatttttttaatgttcatttatctttgagagagacacagagcacaagtaggggagagagggagacacagtctgaagcaggctccaggctctgagctatccccacagagcccaactctggctGGAACTCTCCAAACCTTAAACCTGAggtttgagatcatgacctgagccgaagtcagatgcttaactgactgagccacccaggcgccctgagagagaGCGCGCCTTCTGATCAAGTGAACCATCTACCACTCGGGACTCTTAACAAATGTCCAACAAAcatcattaaaatacaaatttggaCAAAACATCTGCCAGGGATACTAAACAGCAAGTTCCTGTTCTGGATTGGTGATCCCATTGCCTAGTTAAATAGAATAGAAACACTTGCCCACCTCCAAATGCTCTTCTAAACTCCCAGATATCGAAGCCTCTCTCTTTCAGATAAAATTTCTTCAGCATTTATCATCTAAGCAACAATGAAGACAAAAGGGACCTCTCCTTCCATCATAACCAGTTCCACAGGAAGCACCCTTTCTCCTACTCTTTGAAAGTTGGATTGACTTTCCCTTTACCATAGCCTCTGCCTTCCATGTAGTAgctgttcattatttttaaatgcgtGTTCTACTCTTCAAGGCTAGATAAGGAACGCTAATTTATTACAATTCTAAGTCACTGCCTTCTAATTTTCTACCAGTAGCACATATTTTTAAACGTACAAAACAGTCAGTGCAAGGAGCTGTGTAGAGTTTTGGTCTCGTCAGCAAGTAAGGCGGAATCagcaaaaaggcaaagaaaggttCAACCAAGTTGTTTCTGGGAACAAACAACACActgtaaaataattacataaataagtaagagcaatggggacgcctgggtggctccgtgggttaatcatctgactttggctcaggtcttgctctcctggttggtgagttccagcccagatcttgctctccgctgtcagcttggagcctaccTTGGATCCCGTCCTCaccctcgccctctgcccctcccctgctggcacattctctctcacaaaaaataaataaataaataaataaataaatacaaataaacattaaaaaaaaaacagcaagaacaacaaacaaaatccgCCTCCCTCCCCACGAGGCCTATTACTTGAACCACAGGAGGTTCTCAGGGTTGGGCTCTGAAGATTAAACCAAAAATCTGGCTCACACAGCCCTTCCCGGAGAGCTTGGGCGGGAGGCGGGTGCCGACTTCGGTGGAGGGAATCCATTCACAGAACGGCGTCTGCGGTAGGTTCCCCGGACGCTCTCCCCGCCCTaccccgccaccccccacccgcgGGCCCGTTCTCTCCCGGGCCAACCCTCCCGCCAGGCCGCTCCCTACACGCGCCCTCCGGTCTGGCAGCAGGCCCGCTCCCCCTCACGGCCCGCCGCCCTGGCCCCCTCCGCTGACCCGCCTGGCTGCGGCCAGAGGGCCCCGGTTCCTCTTCCTCTTGCCTAGACAGGGCGGCGGTGGACGGCCCTCGACGGGCCGCGCTGACCCGGAACTACTGAGCTGGCCGCGGGGGCCGACTCTCGGTTCCTCCCGCGCTTTCCCCCGCGCCGGGGCTCGGCCTGCCGTGGCCGCTCGGTGCCCAACCCTCTCCCCCGATCTCGCTCGTGCCCTCCGGCCGCTCGCTGGCCTGGCCGGGCTCGGTCCTCTGCAACCGCGGGACCCCGGCCGTCGAGTCCACGCCTGGCGACCAGGCCACCCCGCGGTTGGTCGGCGCGGAGGTGGGTGAGGCAGGGCAGGCGCCGCGGCGCGCGGGGCCGCGGGGCGGGGCTTAGGACTCCTCCCGGTGCCTGGCTCGGGGCTTCCGGGTTCCATCCAGGCTCCGGCCACGGCGCAGCCGCGCTCCCTGGAGACCGGTGTATAAATCTAAGCGGAGCGCTGGCAGGCGGTACGGGAAAACTGCCTACGGTGCGCGTCCCTGGATCAGGAAGTGCCAAAGGGGCGGAGAGGAGGCGTTGGTGGAGCTCGGGCAGGTGGAGACCGAGCGCGGGACCGGGCGGGGTGTCATTTCCCAAGGCCGAGGGGAAGGTGGCCGTCACCTTCCTAGCTTCTCAATGTTTTTCAAAACTGGCGAGATGAACTTCAGCGGGAGCCCCCTACGGTACGGAGTGGAGGTTGGGAGCGGCGGAGAGAAAGGTCCGGGGCCCAGGGGGTCACCGAAGGCGGCCCCTGAAGAGAAAGCGAAGGCTGGGGGTGCGAGTGCCTGGGCTGGAGGGATGAAGATCCGTTGGGGTCGGGGCTGGGCACTAAGTAAGGAAGAGGGTAGGGAGCACGTCTGATCCAAATCGCGGTAGCCTTTGTGCCCATTGCCATACTTCGAGTGCTGTGTAAATCCTGGGATAGTCGCAGCTTTTAGCCCCTTAAAAGCGTAAATTTTAGGTACAGCTCCATTTAACCTATTGAACTTAAGGCCCCAGTGTGTCATATGAAGGGGTGTGACCTAATATGCCAGTCACGTCAACATTAATGGGGTGTATAACATAAATTGACACcctgtaattaaaaaaacaagacttcATCTAAGTCAACAAGTAATTCCCTACTTAAAACTTGCTGTGTGCAAaaccatcacacacacatacacaaaccgAGGAACTGTTGTTCTGCTGGAAAGATGTACAAATATTATGATTCTGCTCTCATGGCCCACTTAGGACGGATAGTGGACTAGCTTTAATGGGAGGAATCTagatttactatttttgtttttagattcgtgaaactatttttttaaatgtaggtacAAATTACTGTTGTGACTATAAGCAGATTGATATAATTTTGCATTCTTAGACTAGTTTTTCTTTATAGGTGATTTCTTAGAAGCCACAGAAGTCTTCTTTGAAGAGCTGTGTACCCTCTTGAAGGATGGCAGAAGCCGTGTTGATTGATTTCTTTGGTTTGAAATTTAACTCGCAGAAAAACAGTCACCAGGCACTACTGAAGACATTGAATGCTGTCCGATACCACCATGCTGCCAAAGCCAAATTTCTTTGCATAATGTGTTGTAATAGCATCAGCTGTGAAAAGGATGGGACACATAACTTTGAATTAGAAGCGAGCAATGGATTATCAGTTTTCTTGAGAGAATTTGAGACTGTCAGCAATCCCAGTATGGCTGCCTCTTTGTATaccattaaacaaaaaattgatgaaaaaaatttgaGCAACATTAAGGTAATTGTACCCAGGCACCGGAAGACGTTACTGGAAACTTTTATCAATCAACTTTTCACCAATGTCTACAATTTTGAGTTTGAAGATTTACAGATGACTTCGAAGGGAGGTCTCTTGAATCAGTCCACTGAAATAAACATGATCACAGATCAAGAACAAGAAGCAatccagaatgaaataaaaacatatttgagaAGTCTGCCAGCCCTGAAAGGAGAACTAACCATTATCACATCTCCTTTAATATCAGGTATATTAAACGCTGTGTTGTTTTTACTGTATCCTTGAAAAAACAGTCTTTCTTTAAAGgttggtcacttttttttttcatcctctttTTTGTAGACTGTAGGATTTATGAGCTCATTGGCATCAGCTGCAACATGGGAGTATCAGGGATGGCTTTGTAGTGTCAGCAATGTCAAAAGATAGTCCCTTCGGAGCcaccctaaataaataaatttgctttGGTCAAAATCAGCTTTAAGACATATCCCCCAGCCTTCCTTTGAAATGAGATTTATGGCCCTAAGCATCTCCTGTTTAGAAATTCTGAAACCTTAACTCATTGGCATCTAGACAGAAGAATGACATTTAAGAGTCCAGCTTCCTTCTGGGTTAAATGATATTTACTGTAAGCTACATGCTGTTAGGAATAACAAAGACAAATAGGACGGAAGACCCCCTGTGCAGAGTGAGTATCCCATGGGGGAGGCAGAGCAAGCGCAAATCGTGTATAACAAGAATACATGGAGGTGCGTAGTGCTATAGAAATTAGAAGCCAGAAAAACCAATTGGAAGCAGCTTGAGGTGGTCAGGGGAAGTCTTACTGGAGACTGGGTTTGTAATGTGTAGCATATTTTTAATCTTCACTACTTCTATTTGATAGATATTTTCTTGCATGGATTTACTACAAGAACAGGTGGAATTTCTTACATACCGACTCTTAGCTCCTTCAATCTCTTCAGTAGTTCCAAACGGAGAGATCCCAAGGTGGTTGTTCAAGAAAATCTGCGTAGGTTGGGGAATGCTGCAGGATTTAATGTGGAGAAATTTTACCAAATAAAGGTAAAGTTTTGATTCATGCCTTAGAAGATACAAATTATATTCTTGACTTTGCTCATGACTACATGGACTTTAATCAAGGTGTTTAACTTTTGCATTTGgtgttttattgaaaattataGGATAATGCTTATGGTTGCTTTTCTTAGTCCTATACACTATAGCTTAAATATCAATTTTGTGATAGATTTCACCTGAAGCTACTCATGTCTAAATTCTCAGGGTATAGTATCACTGCCCTTTTTGATTCAGAAGGAAGATTCCAGAATAATGGGAGAGAAAGaccattattttctaaatcaacATTAGGAGGAACTAAGGTCACAGTTGATGCCTTGTTTTTTACAGAATTCTAGCTTTATTTGAATCcggaaaagtaaaaatatcattGATTAGGTAATTAACTTCTTTCCATAAATAATACTCTATGGATAGTGTTGCAAGTAGAGATTGACCCGTCTCTAGTAGATGTTCATGATAGTCTGTATTAAATTTTTCAGTACTAAAGTGTGTTTTCCTTTAACTAAAATGTGCAGAGATTATAATACCAAAACTTAAGTGATAAGTAAATTTGGTATTTTACCACATATAGAAATGATGTATTCAATGCTTGCTAGTAATATTAAACTGGTGGTATAATTTTGTACAAAAAGTGTTTTCAGAAAAGCTTATGGTGTGGGAAAtcctactttcaaaatatttttatcacacaTCTTTGATATTAGACTGATCATGCCAATGACGTCTGGATTATGGGAAGGAAGGAGCCTGAATCTTATGATGGAATCACCACAAATCAGAGGGGAGTCACAATAGCAGCCCTTGGCGCTGACTGTATACCAATAGTTTTCGCTGATCCTGTCAAAAAAGCATGTGGGGTTGCTCACTCTGGTAAGTATCCTTAATGAAGCATTTAAGATTTTACCAATTTTGTAGTATAggcaaaattatttctttctggtGGGTGTGACAAGACAGTTAATGTTAATTACTTTACATGGTATTAAGTGTAAAGGGGTACAGCCAGCATACTCTTATTATAGAAACGGGTAAAGGCAGTACCTACGTCAAATTGTCTGAATCAGAGTAGGAGTCCCAGAGGACACAGTAACCAGGCTGATTTCTGAGGAATTTTAGGACCTGACTAGGGGCCAGTATTTCTCAGCAGGGgtactattaacattttgggcAAGATAATCTTATATTGCAATTTTCTTGGCTTTCAAAATTCTTAATGCCAGTCGCACCCCTAGCTGTTATaagaacagcagcaacaaaaagaaagccCTCATGCTTTTCAGAACATTCCCAAGGGAGTGGTACTGCCTCTGGTTGAGAACCGTTAAAGTCCAGGCACTGGGGAATAGGAAGGTGAAGCATGTTGCAGAAAAGTATTCATGAAGATAAAGGTACAGCAGCATGTGTAAAAGGTATGGAGGTAAGAAAAAGCAAGATATGTTTGGAAAAAGTCATTTAGTTTAATATGTCATAGTCTAATGCCTTTATTATCTAAAGATAAGGACAAAGGATTTTTAGATGCTATGTTAAGGTTatggaattttgttttctgaaggtattttaaaatgctctttagATTATCCTGTGGTTACAACTCTATGTGAAATAAGGAGTGATCTTTCAGATTTCCTTCTGCTTATAAATATAGGACTACTTTGCTTTTTAGACAAAAGATAAGAAAgtggcatatttttcttttgatctaGCTAGAGTTGTAAGATTAGATGACTAGAAGTCAGATTTCGATTTGACATTATCAAAATGTTATGTAACATTTGAGTCTTAGTTCCTGGATATAAAAAgagaatcttggggcacctggtggctcagttggttaagcagccgacttcggctcaggtcatgatctcacggtttgtgagtttgagccctgcatctggctctgtgctgacagctcagagcctggagcctgcttcagattctgtatcttctcctctctctgccttcctcctgctcacactctgtctctctgtctctcaaaaataaataaacattaaaattttttcttttaaaaatcttatttgttACTTCTTAggtttcaaaaaattatttttaaataccaaagatTAAAGCTGTTAAAATGAAACTCTCTTGAACCAAGTTAGAGGTCtgacactttctgatttcaaaacttattataaaaccacagtaatcaaaacagtatagtactggcataagACAGATATAAggccaatgggatagaatagagatcccagaaataaacctttgcatatttaatcaaaacatttttattttttaaattttttttaatgttttttatttgtttttgagagacagagagagacagtgcaagcagggaagggtcagagagagagggagatatagaatctgaagcagactccaggctctgagctagctgtcagcacagagcccgacgtagggctcgaacccacgaaccatgagatctgacttgagccgaagccggacgcttagccgactgagccacctaggcgccccaatcaaaacatttttaacgAGGTACCTAGactatacaatggggaaaggatagtgtcttcaacaaatagtgctgagaaaactggatattcacatacaAAAAATGATGTTAGACCCTTatctcaaaatgggttaaagacctccATGTAAGAGCTAAATCTATAAAATTCATCAAAGAAAACAGTGTAAATCCTTGTGAACTTGGATGAGGCAATGGTTTCATAGATGcaataccaaaagcacaagaaacagaagtaaaaatagataaattggatttcatcaaaattgcAAACTGACCATCAAAGGATACTGTCAACACAATTAAAAAGCTGcccatgaaatgggagaaaatatttgcaatttatatatctgataaagagttaatgtccagaatatataaagaacgccTACAAttcaacaaccacaaaaaaaatataacacaggaaaacaggcaaaggatgtgactagatatttctccaaacaTGATAAGCGAATGGCCAAGAAGCATGtgaatatgttaattaaatatattaattagggaaatgcaaatcaaaactatagtgagatatcatttcacacccattaggatagctaatataaaaaacaaacaaaacaaattttggtaaggatgtggagaaactggaaccctgatgtattattggtgggaatgtaaaatggtacagctgctataGAAAATAatgtggtggttcctcaaaaatttttaaatagaactgtcatatgatccagcagttctacttctgggtatatccgaaagaattgaaagcaggatcttGACAAAATACTTGCACACCCGTACTCATGACAGAAGTATTCACAATGGCAAAGAGGTGGAAGCAACCTAAGAGTCCacagatggatgaatagataagcaaaatgtgatgtatacatataatgggatattattttagcattaaaaaggaagaaaatcctgaCACCTGAGTGAGGagtttgagggcattatgctaagtgtaagAAGTATGtcacagatatttttaagattccacttATGCGACGTTTGTATAgtagtagtcaaattcatagaaacaaagtagaatggtgggGACCAGAAATAGGGGAAAGTGGTGAGGAGGGGTTgttatttaatgggtatagactttcagttttgcaagatgaaaaagttctagagattggttgcacaacagtgtgaatgtatttaatactaCTGAAGTATACacttaaaaagagttaaaattttattttacatatttttcccacaatttaaaaaaaattgaaagaagtgagggggagagaagacTAACAAGGTGTATATAATCCCAGTGGAAACTGAAActgcagaatatttttaaagaaaccggAAGGGACCTCCCATTAAATATCCCTTCCGTGTCGGGTGCTTTGTGTAATACACCTGATTTAATAACCAgtattttagttaattaattatttagtttaattttgtgatttatttgctgtttctggactttgaaaaatacacaaactGCATTTTTAAGGTAAATATAAATTACGGTGAAATGTTATGTTTTAACTtcccttatctttcttttttcctacttacCAGGTTGGAGAGGTACTTTGTTAGGTGTTGCTATGGCTACAGTGCATGCTCTGATCACAGAATATGGCTGTAGTTTGGAAGACATTATTGTTGTACTGGGACCTTCAGTAGGACCCTGCTGTTTTACTCTGCCAAAGGAATCAGCAAAGGAATTTCATAATCTTGATCCTGAATGTGTTCGGTTATTTGATTCACCAGATCCCTATGTTGACATTCGTAAAGCCACTAGGTAGGTTTGATTTCATTCCAAAACTGCAAGTTTGGTTATTGCTTattgtttgtctgtttctttctttttaatgtacagTCTGTTTGGCACGAGTGcttcagtttgttttattttttctttttaaatatttatttatttttgagagagagagagagagcacgagcgagcacAAGCCAGCAggtggccagagagaggaggacattgggttctgtgctgagagcagtgagccccatgtggggctcaaactcatgagccatgagatcatgacctgagcccaagtcagatgctcaactgactgaatcacctagCTGCCcttgtttctaaaatgaaatatactttaGACAACAATTAGTAACTCCAAGAAAAATTCAGGCAGCAGTATTTAAGTAGCtgacatacacatatacataaaaacttattttaattgtgaaatcTATTGTCATTTAAGTTTGAATAATGAAGTTTTCCTGTCTGGTACCTCTTACTGACTTCAAAGTGAAGGAGGAAGTATTTACCATGTAGTTTTGAGAGATCTACTTAAACCTCATATAGAAAAGTTGCCATGTACTTAATAGACATTCCTCAGCTAAAATctcctaaataaaataaacttatcagaaagctgatattttaaaactatttttactcTCCAACTAGAGGAAtatgtttcttagaaaaaaatgttagataATGTAAGCACATAGTCACTTTCAAGCTTTTTATGGTCCCTTACAATTTTGAATTATGAAGTTTTGCTATTAATAAGCCATTATCATTCCTATAAAGGAAAATTGTCTGATTTAAATTGTGTTTCTATTCCAGCCAACAAAACCTTACCCAGATTCTGCCTCATTTAGCACATAAGTAGAAAGGATTGAAATTGATTCTTAATGTGACTTGTGGAATTAGTATCACTAATTTATAGTCATATTTCATGTCCTAAAGTGTTTATGGAGAAACAACTTCACTGTGAAAAATCTGGTTAAGAGAAGGACCGGAGAAGGGAGGGCCAAATGACTAAAAAGCAtgttctgaataaatgaatgaatgaatcctatcTTCAAATACCCTGGTAACTTTAGAAGTTTCTTCTGAATAAGTACTTGATTTTGATTATAAAATTCCCAGGTCATGTCTGCAGAACAATATGAAAGGTTTTATACTTTGTATATGAATTTAAGTGATTAATGGTAATAAAATCTACCATTTCCTGCACTTGTTCATGGTTTGTATCTGAAAATCGACTTGCATTGTTTCAAGCAGATCTTTCCCAGAGTTCTTTTATACCAATATCGaatatccatacacacacacacacacacacacacacacacacacacatacacacatacacacacattttactgCTTTGTCTGTTGGTAAAATAAACTCTTGCTCTCATTTGAAAAATC is a window from the Suricata suricatta isolate VVHF042 chromosome 4, meerkat_22Aug2017_6uvM2_HiC, whole genome shotgun sequence genome containing:
- the LACC1 gene encoding laccase domain-containing protein 1 isoform X2 encodes the protein MCCNSISCEKDGTHNFELEASNGLSVFLREFETVSNPSMAASLYTIKQKIDEKNLSNIKVIVPRHRKTLLETFINQLFTNVYNFEFEDLQMTSKGGLLNQSTEINMITDQEQEAIQNEIKTYLRSLPALKGELTIITSPLISDIFLHGFTTRTGGISYIPTLSSFNLFSSSKRRDPKVVVQENLRRLGNAAGFNVEKFYQIKTDHANDVWIMGRKEPESYDGITTNQRGVTIAALGADCIPIVFADPVKKACGVAHSGWRGTLLGVAMATVHALITEYGCSLEDIIVVLGPSVGPCCFTLPKESAKEFHNLDPECVRLFDSPDPYVDIRKATRILLERGGILPQNIQDLNQDLNICTSCHPDKFFSHVRDGLNFGTQIGFISIRE
- the LACC1 gene encoding laccase domain-containing protein 1 isoform X1 — encoded protein: MAEAVLIDFFGLKFNSQKNSHQALLKTLNAVRYHHAAKAKFLCIMCCNSISCEKDGTHNFELEASNGLSVFLREFETVSNPSMAASLYTIKQKIDEKNLSNIKVIVPRHRKTLLETFINQLFTNVYNFEFEDLQMTSKGGLLNQSTEINMITDQEQEAIQNEIKTYLRSLPALKGELTIITSPLISDIFLHGFTTRTGGISYIPTLSSFNLFSSSKRRDPKVVVQENLRRLGNAAGFNVEKFYQIKTDHANDVWIMGRKEPESYDGITTNQRGVTIAALGADCIPIVFADPVKKACGVAHSGWRGTLLGVAMATVHALITEYGCSLEDIIVVLGPSVGPCCFTLPKESAKEFHNLDPECVRLFDSPDPYVDIRKATRILLERGGILPQNIQDLNQDLNICTSCHPDKFFSHVRDGLNFGTQIGFISIRE